The Camelus bactrianus isolate YW-2024 breed Bactrian camel chromosome 32, ASM4877302v1, whole genome shotgun sequence genome includes a region encoding these proteins:
- the C32H22orf39 gene encoding synaptic plasticity regulator PANTS produces the protein MANGGGWRPPRPCEAYRAEWELCRSAGHFLRHYYVHGERPACGQWRRDLASCREWEERRSAEAQRSLCESERARVRAAQKHGLVWTPRQSPPADWHLPLPQDKDS, from the exons ATGGCTAACGGCGGTGGCTGGCGG CCGCCGCGCCCGTGCGAGGCCTACCGCGCGGAGTGGGAGCTCTGCCGCAGCGCCGGGCACTTCCTGCGCCACTACTACGTCCACGGAGAGCGGCCGGCCTGCGGGCAGTGGCGGCGGGACCTGGCCAGCTGCCGCGAGTGGGAGGAGCGCCGCAGCGCCGAGGCCCAG CGGTCCCTCTGTGAGAGCGAGCGGGCAAGAGTCCGGGCCGCACAGAAGCATGGCCTGGTGTGGACCCCCAGGCAGAGCCCCCCTGCAGACTGGcacctccctctgcctcaggacAAGGACAGCTGA